ggagtcgctacttatttttattttatttttaaagggtaaacaaaataaaaaagaaaaattctaagtgtgactccttatttagaaaaggtggtctgtgaaaaaccggatcaggctcggaggtcaggttacttatcaggaaggtacggtaaagaccgtagcaccccctTTAAGCtcctaaaaaaaacaagtctctactaataaaatgaaacaatcatgacaattgatgaatGAACCAATAAATATCCTGaacaatcatgcacatatgagagtTAGAACATGCACAGAAAATGACCAGGATGTGAGTAGATATGTACCTGGACAACGATCCTCAATGCGTTAttaagaagtgaggttagtgcacaattaaagaataattacgagcatgtcatagagcagaataaaatcaatcatgcatgacaattaaatcaatcaatcaatcataagggaatcacatatgttgggcccccaccaaagcccatttttattttgagtgaattaattttgtaaattctattatttggaattacataatttaactcacgcttattttaaaacatttttaaataacgGAAGTTGTTAAAATTGCATGTTGAAGATAATGAagacaaatttttattgaaaagatgggcaatatttaaagttaaagaaaaagataatgataaaaataaataaattaaaaataaataaaaataaaacttaataaataaataaaaagaataaaaaaataagataattcatgccttaaaagaaatggtaagaaataatttattaaaatgggatttattcaaaatcaagaaataataaaaaaaaatgaagaattaagaCCAtgtaaaaaatgagatttttctGGAAATCTATTTTTGAAAGTTTGCATGAGAGTGGAGGAGTGGGACACGTGTCTCAACGGTAGTCCATactaaaggtggccatgcatggccggGTAGGAATGGGGCCCGGGGGATGTATCTAGTACTGCGCCCTCACTGGTTTTAGCTTCAGCCTGATGTGTAATGCCGAGGGAAAAAGGTACATATGATAGGAGAATTGATATCCCTAAAGCGACCTGAAGAGCAGCCGTGCCAATGgtatttccaattaaaaaaacgTACTGCCGGATGCATGTCCAACTTTCTTGTTGACCACCACTAAATGCCAATTGACATTAATGTTGCAATCACAAGGATACGGTGGTCAAGCTGCACTTTTGATGTATTCTCGAATAATTTGCGTATGAATGGCTCCATGCTCTTGAATCCAATTGTCACCCATCCCAGGAAAAGTATTATAGGCATGGCCGGCATCATTTCCTGCAACAAGTGCTCCTGAAACAGTAGTAATGCCGACAAGGATACTTATAGGAAGGGCGAGCCCCTTAACTTTTGCAGCCCCACGGACCCAAGCTACTGATTTAGCAGGTGGTTCAGGCATAACAACAGAAAGAGCGGTCCAGAGAAGGCCACAGCTCTCCTTGCCATGCTTTTCTCATCTACATCCATGCAACCCCTCCAGTTTGGTGCAGCATTGCATCTATTTCATCACCATCCTTCATTTCAAGCTCATCTAGAGTCTGCTCTCCACGGAGTCGACAACCATCAAATAAGAATGCAATGGAGTTTAACTCCACTGACTGTCGACCACTGTAAGCAGACATAAGCTTCCGTAACTGGGTGCTTCTTATGCACCTTTGGAGGCTCCTTCTCAAATTTCTTTGGGGTGGGATCAGCTCGTATGGAGGCATGGACCTTTTTGTATATCTCCTCTATGCCATCAGGTTCAATACCTCTCTTTATGTGCTCACTAAAGAGTGAGACTGATACTTCTCTGGTTCGTCTCTCCCCCCTGCCTTATCATCTCCTCCGTCCCAGCGAACTCCCGCGCTACTGCATCCAACAGTGAGGTCACTGCCTCAGCGTGCAATCTCGTCCTCGGTCCTACCTCTCTGTGCCCAACAACCTCTCCAGAAAGGCCCCTCCCTCCGGTTCTGTATCGGCACTCCCGCGAAATCGTTATCGCCGCCGCTGGCGCCGAATATCACGAGACAGTTGCTCACCAGCTCCGATAGTTACCGGAGCTTCAATGTGTCAGACTGATCCTTCAAGAATCCACTCACGTCGTCGAAACCCTCGGTACACACGTCCTAGTTTGTCTTCGCAGCGCTCAGCCACGTCAGCTAGTCCTACATGCTTCCGACGGCCTGACCATCACCGCCTCCCACGACGGAGGTCAGTGACAGCGAGAGCTGCTCCAACGACTCCTCCAGAATCTCACCTCAAAACCTCTCAGGCTCCCATCCTCTAGCTGAAGGAAGCCTCCTCTGTCTTTTCCTTATCTCAAGCTATCTCTTCTGAAAAAATGCTCTGTTACTCCCCCTCTTCCCTTAGGCTTTCATTCTGGTCCTAACAAAACCAGTCATCATCCCATGTCCCGCTCTTTCGTTGGCATCTCTGTGAGCCTCCTTTAACACAAACTTACTCGTCTTGAAGAAACAGAGCATCTCTTTGAGCAACAACAAATagtgaaagagaagaaagaaagaaaaatagaagaaaataataatcatgAAAGATAGAGAACTCATGTAGTCTCATCTCAAGATCAATCTATGGGCTCAAAACAGGTGGGATGAAGGAGAAAATTAAATCGATTCATACAATCCATGTACGTGATAACTTCAAATGAAACCCAAGAGAATCAGATATTAGCAGGGCAAGCACATCTAAATAGCGAATGAGAGTTAAACACACAGAAAAACCATGAAAAACAATGTGACAGGAAAATATGAACTAAAAATCGACCATGCCCGCACCTGGGAGAGCTCCTTTCTAGCAGAAATGAGCAAGCAGACTCCTCTGTTCTTCTGCTATGcttctctctcactctctgGTTCCAACACTCTCCTCTCTCCCGCAAAACTCCTTCTCCCCTCTCTCCAGAGAAACTCCGCCCGTTTCTCTCCCGGTTCCCCCTGCCCAAGCAAAGGATCCCCCCAAAATATCTCCCCGGCAGCACGTCCAAAAAGCCTGCACCAAAAAGCACCACCCCCCTCCAGCTGCCAGAGATGCTCCTCCATAACGGCTTCAAGATTCCCATTTTCATTCACACCTCCAGCCCACTCCTGAGATTCACTGGCAGCCAATCATAGGTCGACACGTGGCCTCTCGAGGTTCCTCCACGTGGCAAGCTAGGCAGCTGCAAGAATCACCCAGAATGGGGGTCTACAacaggccaaaaaaaaaaaaggaaacaactttgccttttccttatattatttttattttcttggatgACTTTCTTATTTTAGAAAGGTTTTAGAGATGGGTCGCATGTGTTAGGTGGCCATCTTAAAAATTATCTAATACATTCAAACCTATGTGGAATAAAAAACAacatttggggaaaaaaaaaagtagaatgcAACTTAGATGAAAGGAATTGcatgatttgaaaataaaatatggtccTTGCCTTCAATCTAGAATGAGtatttgttttcaaatccttttgacggtttaaatacttttgaagatggTTTTTTCCTtgttgaggaagaagaaaaaggatcaAGTGAATTACTAAACCTCAAACAATATATAAACAATaaggatttttatttctttttgagagagatttgaaaacaaaaaaagaaaaaagtaaactCAGATCTCCTTTTTCTACTGTCTTTCATTTGGAATCAAGAAGCTTCATTCATTATgggaaaaattcaatttttttcttttctcctttttttcaaAAGGCAATTTTCAATTCCactcaaaataacaataaaaaaaatattaaaaaaaatcaaatataaaaattcttcaaGGAACAGACAAAATAAGTGTCAAGAGAAGGGTAACTAAGAATTATGCCAAGAACATcctatgttttttaaaataaaactaacatgaaaattatacaaattcctcatccaatgaatttttaaaataaaattaacatacaAATTATACCCAAACTAATCatccaataaatttttaaaacaaaattaacaagaaaatattcaaatgaacattccaagaatttatatatatatatatattaaaaaacaacttacaattaatttaatcaaaattacattccaagaattttttattttttatgtttagaaaTAACTAACAATCAATTTCATGAAAACTAAcgttttgggaattttttttaaaagatataaccAACATGCAAACACATCCAAGACTTCAATATTTACCTAAATTCAAACCAATGTTCAAACAAGAAtgcggaaaaaaaaaaaaagttcctttttataatttataaagggTTTGCAAATGATATTGAAGTGTTGCTTTCTAATAAATTTGAATGGGTAAAATGATGGATTTCAAATATAAGAgaccaaaatataaaacaagCAAAAGGTTGAAGGTATGTATCAAGTATATTTTAcctactattttttaaaaaggcaGTTACCCTTTTTCTTAAGAGGTATATCAATTTATAGGATATATAAGAGCGTTTTTGGGTTACTACCTTTATAGTTAGGATCATTAAAAGATATTTGTTAACACaaatgtcaaattttttatgaagactatatgataaggaataagacaAAGAATGATATAGATTGAAggataaattagaaaatagtcCCACATTGCATAGGATACTATGGATCTAGAGGGTTAAAGGCATACTattcctatgatttctagtacacCAACGCCTCATCGTAATGGAAGTTTATATGTCATAGATTATGATGAAGCATTGAGCAGTGTCTAAGCTCACTTAAGGTAATGAGCTATGAAGAGCtagttagaatctttgtattctaacatagtttgggTTCCTGTAGGAAcacctaaagggataaaactcataggtgtaagttggtctataAGAGGAACATaggagtagatggaaagctTCAGTTTTATATGGCTTAGACTATAGTTAAAgtttatagtttgaaactttgtttcaactatggaaaaccttttcaacaTTGATCATACTCAAATCTATTAGATTACTCTTATCTATTGCATTgtgtctcatttatgagatatagcaagcaaacattttcatagcaatGGGCCTTGTGTGTACATGAAAGCATAGGGAAGTGTAGTAatgctctaagatcttgtagGTGGATGATAATCTACTCATTGGATATGATGTAAGGATATTGTCATCTGTCAAGATCTAGTTGTTTACTCAGTTCTAGATAAAAATTTAGAGGAATGCACAATATATTCTTAGGGTTAAGGTCCTTTAGTATCACAGGGATAGGAAAAATTATGCCATGTCATCTAAATTGATGAGCATTTGGTCAATTATATGTTgtaaaactccaagaagggtttgttaCTCTTTGGATTTGGAGTTATCTTTCTTAGGATCAATGTCCTTGGACATTTGTGGAGAGAGATTGCATTAAGACAGTATCCAATGCCTCTACAATGGATAGCCTTAAGCATACAATGCTATGTGCTAGActagatatttgctttgttaTAGGAATAATGAGTGAATATTAGTTCATTTCTTGATTAGAGCTTTGAGaaaatgtcaaacatatactctAGTATCCTTAGAGAATGAAGAATTATATGTTTGTGAGTCCTTGTATAGGGAAATTGGACTTTCAGTCTAATGAGGACTCTTGCAACTCTACCTCAGGGAATGTGTACACTCTAAGTGGTTTTTGTTACTTTTGTAGCAACAAAGAAAGCCTTTTAGCTTATGGGTATTTCCATTAGCTATATTGTCTAAGATATTGTTATATGGGACAGTGGCATAGTCCAAATAACTAAATTACCACTATAAGAGAGAACATATAGAAAACAAGTGATACCTTGTTATGGGATAGTATAGAGAGGTGACATGACTGTAGAGTAGATTTTTTCTACAGTACCTAGTCTACTTTGGGGCGAGTAGGAGTTTGTTATGattaagcccctaaaagcaagacatgatgtaataaagttagacttaactaagcaagacatgatgtaacaaagttataCTTGACTAAGcaagatatgatgtaacaaagttagacttaactatccccttgtTATCCCTCtagtgtattgacattgatttgaggaTTCAACCCATGTttcttacattatacatgattcgagtgcattaggagttggaCAGAAGTACAAGTCATGgattccttgtaagtagataagttgtccacagttggttcatggatttaggcaatccagtagagactatagtgcaccacctcctaattagagagaTGATTGGTCTTGGGTGCTGCGATGAGTTTCCTATGAAGAGTACTagtatatgtgatgcacactagatagaacctatggtgaatcatgacacaaggctatcaattgtcatgattcaccaaactactatattgtatagactctcaaccttaGAGGATATTGAATCTATGCCAAAATTAATAGAAGACTTTAACCTATGAGTGAAAccctaaattaatttaatgaatttagcactcatttgatataaatgaagtaggtacttacaacatccatcaaattttgtctaggacgtaagcactcaaaatctccacgaactccatgttcatgatcaaagtcaacaagaagctcactaaaataataatatgttaaaaCATTATTTACTAAATTGGAAGCATATGAAGACTAAAATTGTAACAACACATCTATGAATGTTCTAGACACTACAAACCTTTCTGACAATGctttattgaaaacataatcaaCAACAAGAGATTGAAGTACATTGAATGATTGAGCATCCACCACGTCTTCACGAATGGACATGGGGATTAACTAAATCGAAAACATAACATAATTATTAGCTATATATGTtgagtataaaaaataagaacatgatattaaactatttgtATTATACCTCTGATGCTTGATGTTTtcccatcttccttaaattgtGTACAAATGGGGAGACCTTGAATTTACTTGGTTTCCTCTCCCTTGATGTATgtgttttcatgacatgatCGAGATAACCACATAGTGCTCATAATGGTTCCTAATATGGAAAATGTCATTAATATACATCTATTTACTATGTAATGGTTAAgtagttgtaaagaaaataattttttcttttatatgatacatacctttccacaatctcttctactccttttgATTGGACGTggtaaaatatctattttttcatTCAGAATAATATGCACTTCAATTGATGTagcacatgcatcttcattctttCCATTCAAGTCCTCAATGCATAACTTCTCAATTGACAAAGTGTGAACATAatgttcatttcctttcttattgTCATTATCTTCCAAACTTTTCTCGCATGAGAGAATGCCATTCTTTGTTCCCTCCTCGTGCATTCTCAAAGGTCTTCCGCTTGACCAAGAAAGAGACCTTTCAATGTAGTATATTTCTcctcaaattcagtcaaaacttTTTCACAACTACTACTACTTGCACCATGACACAAATCAATTAGATGTGTCTTCaattgttgaaaggttttatCCATCTCCATTAAGCTCCCATTGTGTTCCTAGTGATATATAGGAACTTCattaataacatcataatacaaGGCTTCACTTCTAATATTGATACTCAcgatgaatattgtaaaacttACTCGTTTAATAACATCTTTCTTTGGATTGGTTTCAAATTTCTCATCCTCCTCATTCTCCCTCTCCATTGTCAGCACATTTCTATCAACGCAATCCCTTATCTCATTTTGTATCACCCATATTTTGACCtacaatatattcatcaaaatataacaCATATCAGattaaaaatcactaaaaacttAAACCAATATTAAACGACTTTTGAAACTATAACTTACATTGTCATTTGCATATCCACCGagttttttcaatcttcgtTTCATGTCTAGTACTTCATCATCTCCCCAAGCAGTAATCCGAGGACAAGGTCGAGTATATAATGGTAGAAATTTCTCTTCGAACGATATATGCTCATGGTAGAATAATTACGATTATATTTGACATAGATATATAGttaattaacaaattttattataacaaattcGAAATTCACTATGATGTAGATTAATTACAAGGACATtaccattaaaaacaataagcaacCGCAAACCCCACTTTGTTGTTTCATCTTAAACTCTTCAATCCCATGCACAAGATAAGATAACACAAATTCAAcccaattcatcttctttattgaatcaatgtcttccacaagatgtaagAAAGAACGTTTCACAAAAAGTTTCATTGTTGGGCACAATAATGcacccaacacaaataatacaaaacgaacTTTGAAATCGTTTTCACCTTCTTTATCctccctaatttgattttctaacatcactaATGACCATCACCcctttttatcacaatattttttacataaatcattcttatgactaacatctttgttcatgtcaatcttcaaccctcttgccctcaatctcataataaattcaacatcaatggAGGATAATTTGATACAAGTATTATATAACTCTCACATATAAGTGTTCGGGTTGAAACTATTTATCAACTAAAGACATAACccatgatcaattttcctacaTCAAAGTTGCAAGAGGCTACCAAATTCTATTTCTTCTATGGATGCTCTTTGCTTTGgttctaattcttcaataacTCTAATCACTCGCTTGGGTGAGCATCGAGTCTGAAGATATAACTGAAAAGATACACAAACATCGaacatgtttacattaatataatttccaacaaatacataagtaatgaaattaaatattcattacaaaaaaattacctttggaaCCACACCtttttgaagtgaatattgttttgaactttctttggactttgccatgaaatcttctttttttacttttgaaagttcattccacttcttgcccaattttttcctcaactacattaattggtcacatactttaaattctaattttaaaatgtaattatattagacACAACAATATTACTCCTTACATCATCTTTTATCTTAACTCCTTTACCATTCTCTTTGATCATGGTCAATTGATCGttactacaaaacaatttcaaacaaatttaactataacaaccacaaaaaaaaatacattaaaaaatatattcttttacatatttctatttttccttactAGTAATGTATCCATGCTCCAATAGGCCTCTTTGGATTTCTAACAACTTCAACAACATTGcgttcaatcctaaaaattaaatcaaatcatttaagccaatttttataatatgatttcaaatataataaatcagacataatttttataatatgatttcaaatataataaatcaaacatactttcacCACCACTACAAAATCCTCCCTAAATCTCTGTACATTTTAAATGGTCACAAAATTAGcatatcaattattttcaatctccAATTATGGATCTAaccacattatttttcattaatgtgatcaatccataaatctaacaaaaaaacatgaaatataatggatacaatattgtaaaacacattatcaatactcacatttttttccttaatatagaACTCGACAAATAATTACGACACAACCGCCTTTTGATCAACAAAAAATTGTGtcctttttagttttctttctcttagaactacacatcttcttcttcttcttcgtcttccAGCTATGTCTTCAATTTAGGTCTTCAAACCACAAAATTTAGAAGTCGAAAACACCCcttaaacaaaatatgaaatatgaagaaaatacaaGGGTTATGGAGAGGAGAGAGGGGAGCGGGAATATCACACTCTTTACTTCAAAACCCGAAAAAaccccaaatatgaaaattaaatatggacATAAACAGAGGGGATACgaagaaaaaatagaattcGAAAAGATGCCACTCGAAACGGCTACAATATCTCACCCGAAAACACCCAACAACACGAAAACATCCAACAATACACAAAGACAACTGAAAGCACTTGAAAATAACAGTCGATGGAGATGAGTGAAAAACACAAGTACCTGGAAAAGAGACGAGTATGGAGAAGAGAGGAAAATATCGGGAAACTCGACAAAAAAGGGAGAAAACAGAAACCCAACCTGGCTGTCGAGGATAAGTGGAGAAGATACCAAATGGGGGGGGGGGAACGGGAAATAGGTTAGAGAATAGCATGGGGAACAACAGCTACACAGCTGGCTATGGAGGATGATGAGTGGAGATGAGAGCACGAGGACACAAGTGGGGGAAAAACGAGAAATGGGTGAGAGAATAGGATATATGGGGAACAATAGCTACACTAGCCGGCTATGGAGAATGATGAGTGGAAATGAGAGCACGGGGACACAGCCAACTATGGAGGAGAAGGCGGTCGGCTATGGAGGAGAAGAGAGGGGAAAAACGGGAAAATGGGCTGAGAGGAGGAGAGAACAGgtacctagtttttttttttttttcattttttcatttttattttttcattttttttttttggatggcTGAGATTTAATCTCTTTCATTCAAaggctcaaaaaaaaaaaaaaaaacaaggcatgcTACCTTCCCCGACACCATAGaattttccatatatatatatatattactaaataatctataataaataaatttaaatttatttatttatgatattaaaattatttagtttttaccatgttgaatttaaatttataaatataaaaattattcatttttgaccggattgaatttaaaattatgaaatatcaattcattaaaaaatatatgttaaatatttATCTAGTAAAAATCATTTGCCATAAATTgatattgtaattaaatttggtttttattatgaatataagatttgtactaaaatattatcattttttttttcacaaatacaTTAGACGgttaaacatgattttttttactataaataaaaattttatccctaaaaaaccttttttatcatacaaaaattattacaacaatctatttattttattttatgccaTAAAATACAAttcatgccaaaaaaaaaaaataataataacaaaacgAGAATTTTTGTAGTTAATAATTGAGAAATTAAAGACTATCGAAGACTTTAAAAGGATGATACGTGTCCTTATCTCGAGGAAATTAAAGTCTTATAGATTAGTCGGCCACTAATTCCTGGCCAATGAATCCGATAGGATAAGAAGTCGTGGGGCTACTCATCTAAATTGATTTTCTCAATTGTGAAGCAATTCACAGAGCACTCCTGGAAGTCTTTTCCAAACTGGAAATGGAGCTTATCTCAGTTGCAATTTCCTTTGCTTTTATTACTCTCCTAATATATGCATGGAGACTATTGAATTGGGTGTGGTTGA
The nucleotide sequence above comes from Vitis riparia cultivar Riparia Gloire de Montpellier isolate 1030 unplaced genomic scaffold, EGFV_Vit.rip_1.0 scaffold734_pilon_pilon, whole genome shotgun sequence. Encoded proteins:
- the LOC117910420 gene encoding small ubiquitin-related modifier 1-like gives rise to the protein MPPYELIPPQRNLRRSLQRCIRSTQLRKLMSAYSGRQSVELNSIAFLFDGCRLRGEQTLDELEMKDGDEIDAMLHQTGGVAWM